TACACTTAACACAAAAGCAGAAAAAGAAATAATAGTAACCTGGTCCCGAGCGTCTTATATATATTTAATATTAAATTAATTAATATTATGGGCGAACGACGGGAATTGAACCCGCGCATGGTGGATTCACAATCCACTGCCTTGATCCACTTGGCTACATCCGCCCCCTGTAGTATTACAAATTAATAATTTTTCCGCCATTTATCATTACTTGTAAGATAAAATACAACCTAAATTGAAAACTTTATTCTTTTTTTTTTACTAAAAAAAAAAAAAAGAATAAAACAAATAGTTAAGTAATAACTAAAAAAATACTAAAACTAAATAGTAAAGGAGCAATAACAAACCTCTTGATATAACAAGAAATTTTTTATTACTCCTTTACTTTCAAGAACTAATATATACTAAGACCAAAGTCTTATCCATTTATAGATGGAACTTCAACAGCAGCTAGGTCTAGAGGGAAATTATGAGCATTACGTTCATGCATAACTTCCATACCAAGGTTAGCGCGGTTAATAATATCAGCCCAAGTATTAATTACACGACCTTGACTATCAACTACAGATTGATTGAAATTAAAACCATTTAAGTTGAAAGCCATAGTGCTGATACCTAAAGCGGTGAACCAGATACCTACTACAGGCCAAGCAGCTAGGAAGAAGTGTAAAGAACGAGAATTGTTGAAACTAGCATATTGGAAGATCAATCGGCCAAAATAACCATGAGCGGCTACGATATTGTAGGTTTCTTCCTCTTGACCGAATCTGTAACCTTCATTAGCAGATTCATTTTCTGTGGTTTCCCTGATCAAACTAGAGGTTACCAAAGACCCATGCATAGCACTGAATAGGGAGCCACCGAATACACCAGCTACGCCTAACATGTGAAATGGGTGCATAAGGATGTTGTGCTCAGCTTGGAATACAATCATGAAATTGAAAGTACCGGAGATTCCTAGAGGCATACCGTCAGAAAAGCTTCCTTGACCAATTGGATATATCAAGAAAACAGCAGTAGCAGCTGCAACAGGAGCTGAATATGCAACAGCAATCCAA
Above is a window of Malus sylvestris isolate BBL-3571246 chloroplast, complete genome DNA encoding:
- the psbA gene encoding photosystem II protein D1 — its product is MTAILERRESESLWGRFCNWITSTENRLYIGWFGVLMIPTLLTATSVFIIAFIAAPPVDIDGIREPVSGSLLYGNNIISGAIIPTSAAIGLHFYPIWEAASVDEWLYNGGPYELIVLHFLLGVACYMGREWELSFRLGMRPWIAVAYSAPVAAATAVFLIYPIGQGSFSDGMPLGISGTFNFMIVFQAEHNILMHPFHMLGVAGVFGGSLFSAMHGSLVTSSLIRETTENESANEGYRFGQEEETYNIVAAHGYFGRLIFQYASFNNSRSLHFFLAAWPVVGIWFTALGISTMAFNLNGFNFNQSVVDSQGRVINTWADIINRANLGMEVMHERNAHNFPLDLAAVEVPSING